Within Streptomyces sp. SS1-1, the genomic segment GACGTCCGGCGTTACAGCGCACGCAGGCCCTCGATGACCTCGCGCAGGATGCGTTCGTCGGGCAGACGGGCAGGGGGGACCGGGCGGCTGACGGTGACCCGCCCGCGTTCCAGCAGATCGCCGAGGAGCACGCGGACCACGCCGACGGGCAGGTCGGCGCCCGCCGCCAGTTCCGCGACCGACTGGGTCTCCGGGCGGCACAGTTCGATCAGGGCACGGTGTTCCGGCCCGAGCGTGCTGTCGTCGTCCGTGCCGGGTGCGGCGGTGGCCAGGGTGACGAGGGCGATCAGGTCGAACGTCACCCCGGTGGGGCCGGGCCTGGTGCGTCCGCCCGTCACCGCGTACGGCCGTACCAGGGGCCCGGCCTCGTTGTCGTACCACTGACTGCCCTGCTCGCGCCGGGTGTCCGGGTCCTGCTCGTTCATGTGCGCCGGCCGCCCTTCGGTCTCATCCCCCGGCGGGCGGCCGGGTGGTGGTGCGGGTCGGGGTGCGCAGGTGCTCGCCGACCCGTTTGACCATCCGAGCCATCTCATAGGCCACCAGGCCGATGTCGGCGGTCACGGCGGTCAGGACGGCGATGCAGGAGCCATCGCCCGCCGCCGCCACGAAGAGGAAGGCGTCGTCCATCTCGACCATGGTCTGGCGCACTCCGCCGACCCCGAAGTGCCGTCCGGTGCCCTTGGCGAGGGAGTGGAATCCGGAGGCGACGGCGGCGAGATGTTCGGCGTCGGAGCGGCGCAGGTCGGACGACGAGCCCACCGCGAGCCCGTCGTTGGAGAGCACGACGGCGTGCCGTACCTCGCTCACGCGCGCGACCAGGTCGTCCAGCAGCCAGTCGAGTTCGCCGGACCGGCCGGCGCCCCTCATGCTCGGGTCCGGGATCATGCGAGGTCTCCTTCGGTGCCGTCGTGGCGCTGTGCGGGGTCGGATGAGGTGTCACTGCCGGGTGGTCGGCCGCCGCCGCGCGCCCACCCGTCGCGGTAGGCGGCCATGCGGTCCCTGACGACTTCAGGGGTGCGCCCTTGGTCGGGCCGCTCCGCCGGTGCCGTCCGGGCGGTGTCGTCCGCGTGGCGTTCGCGCAGTTGGGGTGCGAGGCTCGCCTGCCGGACCCGGCGGGGCAGGTCCTCGGTGGTGCCGGGGTCGTCCGGGGGCCGGTGAAGTCGCAAGGTCGTGACTCCGGGGGGTGGGGTGCGGGTCGGCTCGGGCGCGGCCGGCGCGGGGGCCACGAGGGCGGGGCGTTCGGCGGCGGTGGGGACGGACTCCTGGCGCCGTTCGGTGACGGGCACACGCGCGTAGTCGTGTTCGGCGGGCCGCTCGGCGTGGGCCGTGTCCTGGGTGGAACGTTCCGCCGGGCTGTCGTGCAGCAGGGCGGTGGGCAGCAGTACGACGGCGGTGGTGCCGCCGTACGGTGAGGTGCTCAAGTGCACCTTGATGCCGTGCCGGGAGGCGAGCCGGCTCACCACGAACAGGCCGAGGCGGTCGCTGTCGAACAGGTCCAGCGCCTCGGACTGCTCGATGCGCCGGTTCGCCTCGGCGAGGGCCTCCTTGCCCATCCCGAGGCCCCGGTCCTCGACCTCGACGGCGTACCCGTTGCCGACGGGTTCACCGGTGATGCGCACACGCGTGTGCGGGGGCGAGAACTGGGCCGCGTTCTCGACGAGTTCGGCCAGGAGGTGGGTGAGGTCGGCGACGGCGGCACCGAGGACGGACGCCTCGGGGAGCCGGCGTACCTCCACGCGCGCGTAGTCCTCGACCTCCGAGACGGCCGCGCGCACCACGTCGGTGAGGGAGACCGGCATCCGCCACGCCCGCCCGGGGGCCGCGCCGGAGAGGATGATCAGGCTCTCCGCATGGCGCCGCATACGGGTGGTGAGGTGGTCGAGCCGGAAAAGGTCGCTC encodes:
- a CDS encoding DUF742 domain-containing protein — protein: MNEQDPDTRREQGSQWYDNEAGPLVRPYAVTGGRTRPGPTGVTFDLIALVTLATAAPGTDDDSTLGPEHRALIELCRPETQSVAELAAGADLPVGVVRVLLGDLLERGRVTVSRPVPPARLPDERILREVIEGLRAL
- a CDS encoding roadblock/LC7 domain-containing protein, with the protein product MIPDPSMRGAGRSGELDWLLDDLVARVSEVRHAVVLSNDGLAVGSSSDLRRSDAEHLAAVASGFHSLAKGTGRHFGVGGVRQTMVEMDDAFLFVAAAGDGSCIAVLTAVTADIGLVAYEMARMVKRVGEHLRTPTRTTTRPPAGG